Genomic window (Lutra lutra chromosome 17, mLutLut1.2, whole genome shotgun sequence):
GCTGAACCAAATTCCCATTTTCAGGGGTGAAGGTGAGAGTCTTGTGTTCAATCCcaatgacaaaagaaagaaagaagaggcaaatggaaggaagaaaggaaagaaggaagggagggagggagggagggaggagggggaggggagggaagggaagggaagggaagggaagggaagggaagggaagggaagggaagggaaagaggaagaaaaagagagaaaaggaagggagggagggaaggaggaagcagggagccacAAGCAGGCTaagtaaaatttggaaaaactcAGACGCAGTCTCAGGCTTAGTCCCTCTTGGTGACGAAGCAGCTGTTTCCTTCCCCTCTGTTCCTACAGCCATTCATTTATCAGTAGATggtgctgagcacctactatgcctCAGGCAGAGTTCTAGGTCCTAGGGACAGAGTGGTGAACAAGACAGAGGGTGTCACTGTCCTCACAAAGTGCCCTTTCTAGGGGGGACTTAGAGACCTCAAAACTTTTCCTGTGGAAGCTTTTAAGACATCAAAATGGTTAGGagactcttccttccttccttccttccttccttccttccttccttccttcctttccttccttccttccagccatCCTTCCagccatccatccttccatccatccatccatccttccttccatccatccatccatccatccatccttcaattccttccttccttccagaaacaATTTGGTTGGGAAGCAAGGAGGCTTCCTTTCTCCgtgacacagagaaagcagaagagtACTCAGTTTGAGGGGTCAGCCATCACCACTCAGTAAGGCAGGAAAGGGAGATGCGATGAAGCCAAGAATGGATTCCCCTTGGTTTGGGGCTCGGAAACGCAGGGTCAGAGAGGATTCTCACTTCATCTTTCGTCTCTTTAGGAAGGATGGCCCTAAATTTCCAAGAGAttgctctcctctctgcctacataATATATTTCCTCACCGGTCTCCCTGCCAACCTCCTGGCCCTGCGGGCCTTCACAGGACGGGTCCgccagccccaccctgcccccatccaCATCCTCCTGCTCAGCCTGACGCTGGGGGACctcctgctgctgttgctgctgcccTTCAAGATGATCGAGATCGTGAACAACTTCCGCTGGCCCCTGGGAGACACACTCTGTGCCCTCACTGCGTACGGCTTCTACAGCAGCATCTACTACAGCACGTGGCTTCTGATGGGCATCAGCATCGAGCGCTACCGCAGTGTGGCTTTCCCCGTGCAGTACAAGCAGTCCCGTCGACCCATATATGGAGTGATCGCCTCTCTGGTCTCCTGCCTCTTGTCCTTCGGACACTGTAGCATTGTGATCATCGTCCACTACTTACCAGCCCAAAAGGAGGGGGTTGATGATGCCATAGTCCTCCCTGCCTGCTATGAGGACTTCTCTGAAGAGCAACTGAAAGTGTTGCTTCCTGTGCGACTAGAGctatgtctcttcctcttctttgtccCCATGGTGGTCACCATCTTCTGCTACTGGCGCTTCGTGTGGATCATGCTCTCTAGACCCCAAGTGGGAACGCGGAAGCGCTGGAGAGCAGTGGGGCTGGCCGCCGTGACCCTCTTCAACTTCTTGGTCTGCTTTGGGCCTTATAATGTGTCTCATGTGGTGGGATTCTTCCAGAAAACAAGTGAACGGTGGCGGGTGTGCGCCGTGTTGCTCAGTGCTCTCAATGCTTGTGTCGACCCCTTGATTTTCTACTTCTCCTCCTCAGCTATGCGCAAAGCCTTTGATCAAAGGCTACGGGGTCTGCAGAGCTGGGGTGTCTTACTGTCAGGGTACTGCAGGAGGAGAACTGGGGAGCCAACTGCAGAAAGAGATGGGAGTTTAGGCATGGCCAATGTCAACTTCACAGGAGACTGAATTGGCCAGCTTGCTGTTATATtttgtgggaggagggagggctcaAAAGGGGGAACAGTGAAACAGAACTGGGGTGACTTCTCCTGTGCCTAGCTTACAAGGCAAAGAAGAGCAGTGGACATCTCAAGTCCAACTCATCCATTGggggagtgtttttgttttgtttcctggggGTTATGATATTTCCTTATTTGTGGTTGGCACTGCTTCATGGTAAGCC
Coding sequences:
- the LOC125088431 gene encoding free fatty acid receptor 2-like yields the protein MALNFQEIALLSAYIIYFLTGLPANLLALRAFTGRVRQPHPAPIHILLLSLTLGDLLLLLLLPFKMIEIVNNFRWPLGDTLCALTAYGFYSSIYYSTWLLMGISIERYRSVAFPVQYKQSRRPIYGVIASLVSCLLSFGHCSIVIIVHYLPAQKEGVDDAIVLPACYEDFSEEQLKVLLPVRLELCLFLFFVPMVVTIFCYWRFVWIMLSRPQVGTRKRWRAVGLAAVTLFNFLVCFGPYNVSHVVGFFQKTSERWRVCAVLLSALNACVDPLIFYFSSSAMRKAFDQRLRGLQSWGVLLSGYCRRRTGEPTAERDGSLGMANVNFTGD